The Acetobacter sp. DNA window GTCGATTTCACCCGGAGCCTGATAGAGATTGCTGACACCATAGCTCGCGGCGAGACGAAGACGCTTGTCGAACGAGTAGGAGCCCTGAACGTAATATCCTTCAGAATTACGTTTGTTACCTGCTGGCGTGATGCCGTCAAAGAACAGGCCCGTAGTGCCCAGACCACTCGCCCGATAATAATAGCCCAGCCCCTCGAAGCCCCTGTAGGTGATCTTGGCGCCGAATTCTCCGGCTTCAACTGTGGCGCTCTTGCCCTGATTTTCGCTGATAACGGAAGAATAAAGCCTCTGCTGATGCTGGATCAGGAATCCGGCCCAGATACGTCCCTTGAGATCGCCACTGGTGAAATCATAGGTGATCTTGCCCTGAGCCATCGGCGCGCTGTGATGCGTGGACTGCGCGGAGAGTGCGTCCGGCCCGGCGCCATTATTGTTTGTTCCGGCGAAATTGAACTCATCCATCGGCTGCATGACGCCGACCGTGACCTGCACACCGCTCATCATGGGCGACTGATAGGAAATCTGTGGAATCCAGTCCGCATAGAGATAACCGACGCCGATACGGCCAAGGCTGGTGTTGCCGGGCGCTGAGTTTCCACCGATGGAGCCAAGGGTAATGAGAGTGGCATCGGAAAGGATAGCGTCGGAGCCGAAGATGCCAAGATCGCGGCCGATCTTGATGGTTCCCATCTTCTTGTTTCCAAAAGTCATGTAAATCTGACGGAAATCGATGCCGGGCGTTCCAAGACCGACAGGGCTGCCGCCTGAGTTGGCGTTCATGGCTCCCGGCTTGTTGTTGTCGAGGCCGGGATACATGCCGAACACCGCCGCCATGTCGATACCATCCTGCGTGGTGGTGATCTTGGTGATCAGGGCGGCAGGCAGGTAACCGTTACGAACGGCGCTGGCGTCAAACTTGTTGCCGCCAGCGCCAGCGGATGTTCCGCCGCCGACATAGCGTCCGTATGCGTTGTCGTATGTATAGAAGCCGTTCACGAAACCGGACAGGTTGATCGCGACAGAACCGGCGTGGAAGGTCACGCCTTTGCCGGGAACGTATTTGTCCGCCCGGACAATGCCGGGATCATTGATGGCCGCCTGAGCCGCCAGCATGGACTGGCGCGCCGAGCGTGCGCTGGCTGCGGCGTCATCGGCGGCATCCTGCACGTCCAGAAAGACCGGCGTGACATCGGAACCGCTGGCCACCGTGACACGATGGGCGGAGGAGGCTGCGCGCATGTGGCCTGCACGCTCCTGATCCCGTGCGGACGCCAGACGGGCGGGGCGACGTTCGCCACGATCCGATGCGTCCATTTCCTGCTGATGACGCCTGTGCTTGGTCATCAGAGCGCTGTATTCGCCCTGAGTAAGACTGCCCTTGAGCTTCAGGATATCCAGCAGGTCGGTATATTCATCGGCTCTGGCCTGATGGGCTGTGACAAACAGTGAAGAGCTTGCGAGCAGGCCGGCAACCAGCAGGTGATGTCGGCTCGAACGACGCATGTTTCCGGATACTACCGACGAATCCGGCCGATATCGGCCACAGGCGCGCAAGGCAGAAAACAGGGCCAGCTGAACTCCGATCATTTTGGTCCTTTTCGAGCCTGCGCGGGCGCGGCTTCGTGAAGCCTTCAGCCGGGCTGGGCATGGTGAAACAGTAATATGACAACGCTACGACCGAAATGTGACGAAACAGTAATGGCGGTCAACGAAATATGTGCCAGCTAAAGGTCTTGTGATCGAATGCGTCTTCACGCGAGCCTTATACTCATGGCTGAACCCCGTTTGTGATGACAACAGGGGGAGGGGCAGCCTCGCCGATGGATTGCAGCAGGTCCGTCTCGATTGTCGTGGCCATGGCCGCCATGGGAAGGGCGTGCGGCGTGTTGATGAATGGCTCCTGCAAATCAGCGCCGGTCTTGTCCAGCACCACGAACAGCAGTCCGACCAGTGAGGATCCGAGAGGTGTGATCCAGCCCAGCGTCTGAACGGCAGACAGCGGCAGCACGACGCAGAAAATATTGGCCAGAGCACGGGGGAGGCCTGAATACTGTATGGGCAGGGGCGTTTTCTGAATCCGCTCCAGCCCGCCCTGAGCATTGGCCAGATCAGAAAGAATGCGATCAATCTGCCCGTGCAGAGCGCCGTCGATGCCGAGTTTCGTGGCTTCCTCGGTCACGCCCAGTCCCAACTGGACCAGAATGCCGTTCGGCTGGTTCTTCCATCCTTTGATACGGGCCGCCATTTCGGGAGAAAGCAGCCGTTCCACGTCTTTTGTGGCGTCCACTTCGCCCAGAGCCGTTCTGAGCGCATGCGGATAAGCGGCCATCGCCCGAACAAGATCCTTGCGTCCACCCAGTATGGAGCAGACCTGACGACCGAAAGAGCGGGAATTGTTGGTGATGGCGCCCCAGAGGGTGCGGCCTTCCCACCAGCGGGCATAGGCTGTGTTGTTCCGCACACTCATGAAAAGGGCCAGCGCTGATCCGATCAGGGAAAGCGGCAGACTGGGGATTTCCATCCATTCCTGATGGAAAAGCTGGTAGAGAATGACGACCACAAAATCCCATGCGGCCAGAAGGAGAAGGGTGCCGATGCTTTCCCGCATCAGAACCATGAGACCAATCCGCTTGTTGACGATCATACGTTGCCGTCTTTCCGTATCTAGCTCTGTTTGTTCGATGACGGACTGTAAGACACAATCATATCGACGCGAAGCCGAACGTCTTTGACATAGTTTATCTGCACTGTTTTTTGATGGATAAAAGTTGGCATAATATATCTTATGCGACTTACGTGTGTGTCGATAAAACTGTCTCCGGAAGTTTCGAGCCTCCTGTGACGGCACAACCATCAGTGGATATGGTCCTGTTCCATCTGAAACTGTGTGCGTTGCTGTCTCTGAAGGCCCAACAAACCCGCTTCTCGCCTTCCCCTCCTTCTCTTCCTGCGAGAATTCTGGAGCAAACAGAGATCGATACCCCACTCCTGAACGTCATTTTTACGCTTCACCGATAAATAATCAGCAAGGACAATCATCAGCCTTGCTCATTACGCGCTCGAAGTGGCATGCCTGCGCCAGCTTAACTGGATACGGGGTTTCTGCCGTCATGCTTGACCGTCTTTATGCGCGCGTGCGTGCTCATGCGGCTGGTCCCAATGCCCCGTTGTTTCTGGCTCTTCTTGCGTTCTCTGAGGCAAGTTTCTTTCCTCTACCCCCGGAAGTCCTGCTCGTGCCGATGGTCCTCGCCGACAGGTCCAAAGCATGGCGTTATGCGGCCATTGCGACGCTGGCCAGTGTCTCGGGAGGCGTGCTCGGATGGTATATCGGAGCCTTCCTGCTTGAAGTCATAGCGCGCCCGATCGTTCATTTTTACCATGCCGACGCCACGCTGGCGGCCTTACAGGAAAAGTTCCGCACCTGGGGTGTCTGGATCGTGCTCATCAAGGGACTGACGCCTGTTCCCTATAAATTTGTGACCATTGCAAGCGGCGCAGCACATTTTGCGCTGTTGCCATTTGTCGCGGCCAGTCTGGTGACGCGTGCGGCGCGGTTTTTTCTCGTGGCGGGATTGCTGCGCCATTTTGGAGCGCCGATTGAAACATTCATCGAGAAACGCCTGCCTCTGGTGTGTGGCGCTTTTGCCGTGGCCTTGATTGGTGGCGTTATCGCATTGACTTATTTATAAATATTTTCAGAGAAGCATTTTTTATATTTTGCGACGCTCCCGGTGTGTTAGAAACAGAAAAGGCTATCCGGGTTTGTGCCGGACCGAACTGACGAGAGGGAGATTTTTTTCAGCGCACACTGCCAACCGTAGCCATGTGAAATCACGGTGGAAGTAGCCGATGCCTTTTATCGGCTGAGAAAGAAGCATGGCGGCTCACGGGGTGGATATAACGAATGGAATTCAGCAGAGAAAAGCGCGAAGCAGTCTGGAGTGAGACCCGACAGGGCCCACGTCCGGCGGCGACAGCTCCCGTTGAATATGAAGGCATGACTTCGGGGAATTTTCTTCAGGCACGGGGATGTCTCCTGTGTTTTGATACACATTCACTCCGGTTGCAGCGTTATTCCGTCAACGCGCCTGCCTTTCTCTCGCAGTCTGGTATGGCGCTCGGGAATACGTTCGTTCAATGCGCCGCCGAGGTCGCCGCCCGCGCCATACTGGGCGCGCTACAGGAAAATCAGGTTACAGGCCGCCCGGCCCTGCTTTTCAACCTCCCCATCGGCCCTCAGCCTGTGTTCTGCGACATCGCCGTCCATGTTTCTGGTGATGACCTTGTCATCGAGTGCACGCCTCCCGGCCCCCCACAACTGGCTGGCTCCCTCATTCGCCACCTGAGAAGCGCGATTGACTGCATGAGAGAGAACAACGAGCTTCTCTCGCTGTGTCAGGCCGCCGTCGTTCAGATGAGAATGATCGTGGATTATGATCATGTCATGCTGTACCGGTTCGCACCGCATGGGCTGGCTGAAGTGATGGCCGATGACTGCGCTCCCGGACTACCCCGTCTGTCCGGACAGTACATATCCCGCGAAGGCATGCCCGATATCCTCAGAAAGCTTTATCGGCGCTCCCTTATCCGGGTCGTTGAAAACGTCTCGGCGGAACCGGTTGAAATCCTGTCGGCTCCCGGCCTGCCGCCGCTCGATCTCTCGCTTGTCATGATGCGTGCCTCATCGGAATGCCGACAGGCCTATATGAGCGCCTGCGGTGTCGAGGCGACAATGCTGCTGGCCCTGATCGTTGACGGGGCGTTATGGGGCATGCTGATCGGGCGCAACTACACGCCCAAGAACGTCACGATGGATGAGCGGGCCGTCGCGAAGATGTTCAGCGAATATGTGGCGCTTCAGATTGCCGCCAATGTTCGCGCCAGCCGTTTGCAGGTTACGCAGAAAACATATGCGGCCATTCATGGATTTGTGCATGATGCCGCCTCTGCGACTGATATCCCGGCCTATATCCGTGCTCACGCGGCGGATCTGATGTCACAGGCGGAGTGCGATGGGGTAGCCGTCTGGATTGACGGGCATCCAGCAGTTTACGGGTTTGAGATTTCGCCTCAGTCCGTGTCGGAACTGGTCCGCTGGTCAGGATCCTACAGGGGCGGGATCACTCATATCTGGGATACCGTTTCACTCGTCAGGGACGTCCCTTCTCTGGTGACGCATCTGCCCGGTGTCGCCGGAATGATGGTTGTGCCTTTGACTGCCCAGCCGGGGGATTATCTGTATTTCTTCCGCAAGGAAAAGGTTCGCATCGTCAACCGTGCCCCGTTGCCCGGCGAGAGCCCGACAGTGCGGTATGGTAAAGGCGGTTTGTGCCACGATACCGTTCATGACTGTTCGGCGACATGGACTGTCGAGGACGAGGAAGCGGCGGAAGAACTGCGCGCCGCCCTGATCGAGGCGACAGGCACTTACTATCAGGCGCTCCTTGAGCAAAGATCGCAGGCCGAAGCGCGTCAACGGCTCCTGAATGACGAACTGACGCATCGTGTCAAAAACATCCTGTCAATCGTGCAGTCCGTTGTCGGCCGTTCCATTGTCGAGGAAAGATCGCAGAAAGACAGCATCCAGAGGCTGCGTGACCGTATCAAGGCGCTCGCCGTTGCTCACGACCAGATCGTGAGCGCCAATAGCGGCGGGTATCTCTATGCCCTGCTTGAAGCTGAACTGGCTCCCTACACCATCCGGCCCGACGCCATAACGGTGACCGGTCCTGATCTGTGGATGCCGGGAAAAGCGCTTTCCGTCATGACGCTTCTCTTTCATGAACTTGCGACCAATGCTGCAAA harbors:
- a CDS encoding YqaA family protein; this encodes MLDRLYARVRAHAAGPNAPLFLALLAFSEASFFPLPPEVLLVPMVLADRSKAWRYAAIATLASVSGGVLGWYIGAFLLEVIARPIVHFYHADATLAALQEKFRTWGVWIVLIKGLTPVPYKFVTIASGAAHFALLPFVAASLVTRAARFFLVAGLLRHFGAPIETFIEKRLPLVCGAFAVALIGGVIALTYL
- a CDS encoding porin, which gives rise to MRRSSRHHLLVAGLLASSSLFVTAHQARADEYTDLLDILKLKGSLTQGEYSALMTKHRRHQQEMDASDRGERRPARLASARDQERAGHMRAASSAHRVTVASGSDVTPVFLDVQDAADDAAASARSARQSMLAAQAAINDPGIVRADKYVPGKGVTFHAGSVAINLSGFVNGFYTYDNAYGRYVGGGTSAGAGGNKFDASAVRNGYLPAALITKITTTQDGIDMAAVFGMYPGLDNNKPGAMNANSGGSPVGLGTPGIDFRQIYMTFGNKKMGTIKIGRDLGIFGSDAILSDATLITLGSIGGNSAPGNTSLGRIGVGYLYADWIPQISYQSPMMSGVQVTVGVMQPMDEFNFAGTNNNGAGPDALSAQSTHHSAPMAQGKITYDFTSGDLKGRIWAGFLIQHQQRLYSSVISENQGKSATVEAGEFGAKITYRGFEGLGYYYRASGLGTTGLFFDGITPAGNKRNSEGYYVQGSYSFDKRLRLAASYGVSNLYQAPGEIDSVLVRRNESEVGALFYKWTDWIQFVAEYSHTESIAHNGNRGKDNSASGGAVLFF
- a CDS encoding HWE histidine kinase domain-containing protein, which encodes MEFSREKREAVWSETRQGPRPAATAPVEYEGMTSGNFLQARGCLLCFDTHSLRLQRYSVNAPAFLSQSGMALGNTFVQCAAEVAARAILGALQENQVTGRPALLFNLPIGPQPVFCDIAVHVSGDDLVIECTPPGPPQLAGSLIRHLRSAIDCMRENNELLSLCQAAVVQMRMIVDYDHVMLYRFAPHGLAEVMADDCAPGLPRLSGQYISREGMPDILRKLYRRSLIRVVENVSAEPVEILSAPGLPPLDLSLVMMRASSECRQAYMSACGVEATMLLALIVDGALWGMLIGRNYTPKNVTMDERAVAKMFSEYVALQIAANVRASRLQVTQKTYAAIHGFVHDAASATDIPAYIRAHAADLMSQAECDGVAVWIDGHPAVYGFEISPQSVSELVRWSGSYRGGITHIWDTVSLVRDVPSLVTHLPGVAGMMVVPLTAQPGDYLYFFRKEKVRIVNRAPLPGESPTVRYGKGGLCHDTVHDCSATWTVEDEEAAEELRAALIEATGTYYQALLEQRSQAEARQRLLNDELTHRVKNILSIVQSVVGRSIVEERSQKDSIQRLRDRIKALAVAHDQIVSANSGGYLYALLEAELAPYTIRPDAITVTGPDLWMPGKALSVMTLLFHELATNAAKYGSLSCEAGHLAISWTFNAVSQSWDILWKESGGPPVSEPTHLGFGSMLLSRALTHELGGVAERTFCPDGVNILLSVPARFVNQAPEHDRKPWSMTHQNSHAPAEDQKRDVNLRNAHVLIVEDQMLIAMEIEDILTDHGVAGVLTAASVSEAKKLILSSRPDVAVLDINLGEEDVIDVAVILRERKVAFIFTTGYTGEDMIPPEFADVPVIHKPYAPSVLIRNLQAALA
- a CDS encoding bestrophin family protein — its product is MIVNKRIGLMVLMRESIGTLLLLAAWDFVVVILYQLFHQEWMEIPSLPLSLIGSALALFMSVRNNTAYARWWEGRTLWGAITNNSRSFGRQVCSILGGRKDLVRAMAAYPHALRTALGEVDATKDVERLLSPEMAARIKGWKNQPNGILVQLGLGVTEEATKLGIDGALHGQIDRILSDLANAQGGLERIQKTPLPIQYSGLPRALANIFCVVLPLSAVQTLGWITPLGSSLVGLLFVVLDKTGADLQEPFINTPHALPMAAMATTIETDLLQSIGEAAPPPVVITNGVQP